From Oscillospiraceae bacterium CM, a single genomic window includes:
- a CDS encoding ParA family protein — protein sequence MGKIIAVTNQKGGVGKTTTCVNLCCALKELGVKVLLCDIDPQGNCTSGMGVDKNMASPNLYNVLVDGVRAEAAIIKTDYGDVLPSNAILSGAGIELVNAKAREFVLKTALSGIKQKYDYIFVDCPPSLEMLTLNALCAADTVMIPVQCEYFALEGLTDLITTIRMTKKALNPALEIEGVLLTMFDSRTNFSMQVADEVKKFFKNKVYNVVIPRNVRISEAPSHGIPVLVYDRASRGAQTYSDLGKEFIRRNKAAKL from the coding sequence ATGGGAAAAATTATCGCAGTTACCAATCAGAAGGGCGGCGTCGGGAAAACGACGACCTGCGTCAATCTCTGCTGCGCACTGAAAGAGCTTGGCGTAAAGGTCCTTTTATGTGATATTGATCCACAGGGCAACTGCACATCCGGGATGGGTGTTGATAAAAATATGGCATCGCCGAATCTATATAATGTTCTTGTGGACGGTGTCCGCGCAGAGGCGGCCATCATCAAAACGGATTACGGCGATGTTTTGCCTTCAAACGCCATCTTATCAGGGGCTGGTATTGAACTTGTCAACGCCAAAGCGCGCGAGTTTGTATTAAAAACAGCCTTGTCTGGCATTAAGCAAAAGTACGATTACATATTTGTTGACTGCCCCCCGTCCCTGGAAATGCTGACACTCAACGCCCTATGCGCGGCCGATACCGTGATGATCCCGGTTCAATGCGAATATTTTGCCCTTGAAGGGCTGACGGACCTGATTACGACGATCCGCATGACAAAAAAGGCTTTGAACCCTGCGCTAGAAATTGAAGGTGTCCTGCTCACCATGTTCGACTCGCGCACGAATTTTTCCATGCAGGTGGCCGACGAGGTTAAAAAATTCTTTAAAAATAAGGTTTATAACGTTGTTATTCCGCGAAATGTCCGCATTTCAGAGGCTCCAAGCCATGGCATACCCGTTCTTGTCTATGACAGAGCGTCGCGCGGCGCACAGACGTACAGCGATTTGGGTAAA